In Streptacidiphilus sp. P02-A3a, the DNA window ACCGAGGAGGGCGGGCCGACCAGCCACAGCGCGATCCTGGCCCGGGCGCTGGGCGTCCCGGCGGTGGTCGCCTTCACCGGGGCGACCGGGCTGCCGGAGGGCGCCGTGGTGGCGGTCGACGGCAGCACCGGCGAGGTGCTGCTCGACCCGTCCGAGGAGCGGCAGGCGGAGCTGCGGCGGGTTGCCGCCGAGCGCAGGGCGGCGCTGGCCTCCGCCTCCGGTCCCGGGCGGACCTCGGACGGCCATCCGGTGCCGCTGCTGGCCAACATCGGCGGTCCGGCGGACGTGACGGCGGCGCTTGAGGCGGGGGCGGAGGGCGTCGGCCTGTTCCGGACCGAGTTCCTGTTCCTGGACAACCCGAGCCCGGAGGACTCGCAGCGGGCGCCCTCGGAGGACGCGCAGGTGGTGGCGTACCGGGCGGTGCTGGAGGCGTTCCCGGAGAGCCGGGTGGTGGTCCGGGTCCTGGACGCCGGGGCCGACAAGCCGCTGGACTTCCTGACGCCGGGCGAGGAGCCGAACCCCGCCCTCGGCGTGCGCGGCCTGCGGAGCCTGCTGGAGCACCCGGACGTGCTGCGCACCCAGTTGCGGGCGCTGGCCAGGGCTGCCGAGGGGCTGCCGGTCTACCTGGAGGTGATGGCGCCGATGGTCGCGGACCGGATCGACGCCAAGGCGTTCGCGGACGCCTGCCGTGAGGCCGGGCTGCGGGCGAAGTACGGGGCGATGGTGGAGATCCCCTCGGCGGCGCTGCGGGCCCGGTCGGTGCTCCAGGAGGTCGAGTTCATCTCGCTGGGTACCAACGACCTGGCCCAGTACACCTTCGCGGCGGACCGGCAGCTGGGTTCGGTCGCCCGGCTGCAGGACCCGTGGCAGCCCGCGCTGCTCGACCTGGTGGCGCTGGCGGCGGAGGCGGCCCGGGCCACCGGGAAGAGCTGCGGGGTCTGCGGCGAGGCGGCGGCCGATCCGGAGCTGGCCTGTGTGCTGACCGGTCTGGGCGTCACCAGCCTGTCCATGGGCGCGGCGTCGATCCCCTATGTGCGGGCGCGGCTGGCCAAGCACACGCTCGCGCAGTGCGAGCGGGCGGCCGCCGCCGCCCGGGCCACCGACACGGCGGAGCAGGCCCGGGCGGCGGCCAACCAAGTGCTGTCCGGCGAGTAGGCGCGCGGCCCCGGTCAGGGCCTGCGTTCGGCGGCGAGCTCGACGAAGGGGGTCAGCGCCGCCGGGTTGTCCAGCGAGCCCGGGTTGACCGCCCGGGCGAGCGGGGTGCCCGAGAGGATCCGCTTGATCGGGACCTCCAGCCGCTTGCCGGTGAGCGTGTGCGGCAGCACCGGGACGGCGATCACCTCGTCCGGCACGTGCCGGGGCGAGAGCTGGGCGCGGATCGCGTCGCGGATCGCGGCGCGCAGCGCGTCGTCCAGGGCGGCGCCCTCGGCGAGGACCACGAACAGCGGCATCCAGTAGCCGCCGTCGGGCTGCTCGATGCCGACGACCAGGGATTCGCGGATCTGCGGCAGCCGCTCGACCACCTCGTAGATGTCGGCGGAGCCCATCCGGACGCCCTGCCGGTTCAGGGTGGAGTCGGAGCGGCCGTGGATGACCACGCTGCCGCGCTCGGTGACGGTGATCCAGTCGCCGTGGCGCCAGACGCCGGGGTAGGTCTCGAAGTAGCTCTCCCGGTAGCGGGCGCCGTCCGGGTCGTTCCAGAAGCCGAGTGGCATCGAGGGCATCGGCCGGGTCACCACGAGTTCGCCGACCTCGCCGGTGAGCGGCTTGCCCTGGGCGTCCCAGGACTCGACGGCGACGCCCAGGCAGGGGGCCTGGATCTCGCCGAGGTACACCGGCAGGGTCGGCACGCCGCCGACGAAGCAGCTGCACACGTCGGTGCCGCCGCTGACCGAGGCGAGCCAGATGTCGGGGCTGATCTCCCCGTAGATCCAGCGGAAGCCGTCCGGCGGGAGCGGCGAGCCGGTGGTCCCGACCGCGCGCAGCCGGGACAGGTCGAGGTCGCGGCCGGGGTGGACGTCGGCCTTGGCGCAGGCGGTGACGTAGGCGGCCGAGGTGCCGAAGACGGTGGCCCCGGCGCGAGCGGCGATCCGCCACTGGGCGTCGGTGGCCGGGTAGCCGGGGCTGCCGTCGTAGCTGATGACGGTGGCGCCGACCAGCAGTCCGGCCACCAGGATGTTCCACATCATCCAGCCGGTGGAGGTGTACCAGAAGAAACGGTCCTGCGGGCCGAGGTCGAGGTGCAGCGCGACCTGCTTCAGGTGCTCGACCACGATGCCGCCGTGGCCCTGGACGATGGCCTTGGGCAGGCCGGTGGTGCCGGAGGAGTAGAGCACCCACAGCGGGTGGTCGAACGGCACCTGCTCGAAGACCGGCTCCTGGCCGAGAGCGGTGAGCGCGTCCCAGTCGAGCGCGCCCTCCGGGGCCGGGGTTCCCAGCAGCGGGATGTGCACCACCTGCCGCAGCGAGGGCAGCTCCCGGCGCAGCTCGGCGACGACCGCGCCGCGGTCGTGCTCCTTGCCGCCGTAGCGGTAGCCGTCGACGGCGAACAGCAGCACGGGTTCGAGCTGCTGGAACCGGTCGAGGACGCTGCGGGCGCCGAAGTCGGGCGCGCAGGAGGTCCACACCGCGCCCACCGCGGCGGTGGCCAGCAGCGCGACGGCGGCCTGCGGGATGTTGGGGACGTAGGCGCCGACCCGGTCGCCGGGTCGGATCCCGAGCCGCCGCAGCTCGGCGGCCAGCGAGCCGACCTGTTGGCGCAGTGCGGCCCAGCTGAGGACCAGCGGGTCGGCGCCGCTCTCGTCGAGGTGCAGGATCGCCGGGCGGTCGGCCTCGGCCGGGTCCTCGCCGTGGCGCAGGGCGTGTTCGGCGTAGTTGAGGCGGGCACCGGGGAACCAGACCGCGCCGGGCATGGCGGGGTCGGCCAGGGCGGTCCGCGGCGGGGTGGTGAAGCGGACGTCGAACCACTCGCTGACGGCGGTCCAGAAGCGGTCCAGGTCGTCGGTGGACCAGCGGTGCAGGTCCGCGTAGTCGCCTTCGGGGGCGCCGTGGTGCCGCGCGGCCCAGCGCTGGAACTGGACGAGCCGGGTGTCCTCGGCAGCGGCCGGGTCGGGCCGCCACAGCGGGGTCGGCTGCTCGGTGGGCTGCGGGGCGGGGCTGCTCATCTTCGGGCTCCCATGGTCCGGGGTCGCGGCGCGGGCGGAGTGGGCGGACGCGCCGGACAGAAATCTGCCATGTGAACGCTGGTTAATCCAGAGGCCGCTCAGCCGCGTCCTCCCGGTCGCCCGGGCGCAGCAGGGCCGGATGGAGGGTTCTGGCCCCGCCGGCGCGGTAGAGCCGGGCGCGCGGGCCGCCCTTGCTGCCGCCGCGGGTGGTGGTGCGGCCGGTGCTGACCACGAAGCCGGGGACGGAGAGGACCTTGCGGTGGAAGTTCCCGGCGTGCAGCGGTTCGCCCCAGATCTCCTCGTAGACGGCGCGCAGTTCGGGGATGGTGAACTCGGGTTCGAGGAAGGCGGTGGCCAGCGGGGTGTACTCGACCTTGGAGCGGGCCCGGTCGAGGGCGTCGGCGAGTATCCCGGCGTGGTCGAAGGCCAGCGCCTGGGCCAGTGCCTCGCCGAGCAGCGGGCGGGCGGGGGCGTCCGGGCCCGTGGCATCCGGGTTGGGGGCGTCCGGGCCTGGGGCGTCCGGGCCGGGCGGTGTTGCCCGGTCGCCGGACCCACCCCCGCGAGGTCCGGCGACCGGAGTCCAGGCTGCCGAGGCAGCGTCGCCGCCGGCCCGGGGGTCGGGCAGGTCCGGGGCGAAGGCGAGGTAGGCGACCGAGACGACGTGCATCCTCGGGTCGCGTGCGGGCGATCCGTAGCTTCCCAGCTGTTCCAGGTGGACCCGGCTGAGCAGGGTCGGGTCCACC includes these proteins:
- the ptsP gene encoding phosphoenolpyruvate--protein phosphotransferase yields the protein MAETLRGVGVSHGVAIGQIRHMGTAVLEPPAQQAPTEGAPREQARARQAVEAVAADLQARGNLAGGEAQAVLEAQSLMALDPELLADVERRITVGSTAERAVYDAFASYRALLANAGEYLAGRVADLDDVRNRIVARLMGVPMPGVPDSDEPYVLVARDLAPADTALLDPALVLGFVTEEGGPTSHSAILARALGVPAVVAFTGATGLPEGAVVAVDGSTGEVLLDPSEERQAELRRVAAERRAALASASGPGRTSDGHPVPLLANIGGPADVTAALEAGAEGVGLFRTEFLFLDNPSPEDSQRAPSEDAQVVAYRAVLEAFPESRVVVRVLDAGADKPLDFLTPGEEPNPALGVRGLRSLLEHPDVLRTQLRALARAAEGLPVYLEVMAPMVADRIDAKAFADACREAGLRAKYGAMVEIPSAALRARSVLQEVEFISLGTNDLAQYTFAADRQLGSVARLQDPWQPALLDLVALAAEAARATGKSCGVCGEAAADPELACVLTGLGVTSLSMGAASIPYVRARLAKHTLAQCERAAAAARATDTAEQARAAANQVLSGE
- a CDS encoding acetoacetate--CoA ligase — translated: MSSPAPQPTEQPTPLWRPDPAAAEDTRLVQFQRWAARHHGAPEGDYADLHRWSTDDLDRFWTAVSEWFDVRFTTPPRTALADPAMPGAVWFPGARLNYAEHALRHGEDPAEADRPAILHLDESGADPLVLSWAALRQQVGSLAAELRRLGIRPGDRVGAYVPNIPQAAVALLATAAVGAVWTSCAPDFGARSVLDRFQQLEPVLLFAVDGYRYGGKEHDRGAVVAELRRELPSLRQVVHIPLLGTPAPEGALDWDALTALGQEPVFEQVPFDHPLWVLYSSGTTGLPKAIVQGHGGIVVEHLKQVALHLDLGPQDRFFWYTSTGWMMWNILVAGLLVGATVISYDGSPGYPATDAQWRIAARAGATVFGTSAAYVTACAKADVHPGRDLDLSRLRAVGTTGSPLPPDGFRWIYGEISPDIWLASVSGGTDVCSCFVGGVPTLPVYLGEIQAPCLGVAVESWDAQGKPLTGEVGELVVTRPMPSMPLGFWNDPDGARYRESYFETYPGVWRHGDWITVTERGSVVIHGRSDSTLNRQGVRMGSADIYEVVERLPQIRESLVVGIEQPDGGYWMPLFVVLAEGAALDDALRAAIRDAIRAQLSPRHVPDEVIAVPVLPHTLTGKRLEVPIKRILSGTPLARAVNPGSLDNPAALTPFVELAAERRP
- a CDS encoding NUDIX hydrolase; translated protein: MAAQPDLPPARAGEREWLAAYDPHAFAPVAVTVDIVVLTMRHSRLHVLLVERAGPPYRGCLALPGGFVRAGREGLAQAAARELAEETGVDPTLLSRVHLEQLGSYGSPARDPRMHVVSVAYLAFAPDLPDPRAGGDAASAAWTPVAGPRGGGSGDRATPPGPDAPGPDAPNPDATGPDAPARPLLGEALAQALAFDHAGILADALDRARSKVEYTPLATAFLEPEFTIPELRAVYEEIWGEPLHAGNFHRKVLSVPGFVVSTGRTTTRGGSKGGPRARLYRAGGARTLHPALLRPGDREDAAERPLD